One region of Quercus lobata isolate SW786 chromosome 2, ValleyOak3.0 Primary Assembly, whole genome shotgun sequence genomic DNA includes:
- the LOC115975707 gene encoding TBC1 domain family member 5 homolog B-like, protein MTEAPIEAALPESSSSSSVEQNRQFAHLRGVQWRINLGILPSSSIDDLRRVTADSRRRYAGMRRRLLVDPHIPKDGSNSPNLVMDNPLSLNPDSTWGRFFRNAELEKMVDQDLSRLYPEHGSYFQTPGCQGMLRRILLLWCLRHPEYGYRQGMHELLAPLLYVLQVDVEHLSQVRKLYEDQFTDKFDDLSFLDNDLTYNFDFKKSPDIMEDENGSHGNVTKVRSLDELDPEIQTIVLLSDAYGAEGELGIVLSEKFMEHDAYCMLDALMSGAHGSVAMADFFSPTPAGGSYTGLPPVLEASAALYHLLSLVDSSLHSHLVELGVEPQYFALRWLRVLFGREFSLEDLLIIWDEIFASDNSILDKVAEDDTMSSFGVLNSPRGAFISAMAVSMLLYLRSSLLATEHATSCLQRLLNFPETVNLKKLIEKAKSLQALALSANMSSSSSSLGGALNWSKSAAVRGHSLSSDSVSPKTPLNLVPESYWEEKWRVLHKAEELEKSDSTKQVQTPKRGWTEKVRLSLSRTGSSPAKVESGKKDSNSSVKRSLLEDLSRELGSDEDTEKAHCDEVLSQKNSVCVEVEVEGQDGGKKEITCTAEGSLSGNAGSEENLSVYSDPTSYLNGANDQENDSEKSSVASTSSLEESDDHSSTIPDESPLPVSDNPKDVFPKSGLNNDSMGNSLTVPKERKLLSGKFQWFWKFGRNAAGEGTSEKGGGTFEATKSANCENDQDNTAGFLVANASCNSSISGKGDATDQNVMGTLRNLGQSMLDHIQVIETAFQQDRGQVGSLENLSKNGLVGKGQVTAVAALKELRKISNLLSEM, encoded by the exons ATGACGGAAGCTCCGATCGAGGCAGCATTGCCGGAATCGTCGTCTTCAAGCTCTGTGGAGCAGAACCGACAATTCGCGCATCTCAGAGGCGTGCAGTGGCGTATCAATCTTGGGATTTTGCCTTCTTCTTCCATAGATGATCTTCGAAGGGTTACCGCTGATTCTCGGAGGAG ATATGCTGGTATGAGAAGGCGCCTTCTAGTTGATCCACATATTCCCAAGGATGGAAGTAATTCTCCTAACCTTGTCATGGACAATCCACTTTCATTAAACCCAG ATAGCACTTGGGGTCGCTTCTTTCGAAATGCTGAGCTAGAGAAAATGGTTGACCAGGATTTGTCACGTTTATATCCGGAACATGGGAGCTATTTCCAGACACCAGGATGCCAAGGCATGTTAAGACGAATCTTGCTCTTGTGGTGCCTTAGACATCCTGAGTATGGTTACAGACAAG GAATGCATGAACTATTGGCTCCTCTGTTGTACGTTCTTCAAGTTGATGTggaacatctttctcaagttagAAAGCTTTACGAAGATCAGTTCACTGACAAATTTGATGACCTATCATTTCTTGATAATGATCttacatataattttgattttaaaaagtcTCCAGATATTATGGAAGATGAGAATGGGTCACATGGAAATGTGACAAAAGTTAGGAGTCTTGATGAGCTTGATCCTGAGATACAGACCATTGTGTTACTGAGTGATGCTTATGGGGCTGAAGGTGAACTGGGTATTGTCTTATCTGAGAAATTTATGGAGCATGATGCATATTGCATGTTAGATGCTTTGATGAGTGGGGCCCATGGCTCAGTTGCAATGGCAGATTTCTTCTCACCCACTCCTGCAGGTGGGTCTTACACTGGTTTACCTCCTGTCCTTGAAGCATCCGCGGCATTATACCACCTGCTATCTCTTGTTGACTCCTCTCTACACAGCCACCTTGTTGAGCTTGGGGTTGAACCGCAGTACTTTGCACTTCGCTGGTTACGGGTTTTATTTGGACGTGAATTTTCACTTGAAGACTTGTTGATAATTTGGGACGAGATATTTGCATCAGATAATAGTATATTAGACAAAGTTGCTGAAGATGACACCATGTCCAGCTTTGGGGTCCTTAATTCACCTCGTGGAGCATTTATTTCAGCTATGGCAGTTTCAATGTTACTTTATTTGAGATCTTCCCTACTTGCAACTGAACATGCTACTTCTTGCCTTCAGAGATTGTTAAACTTTCCAGAGACTGTAAATTTAAAGAAACTGATAGAAAAGGCAAAATCCTTGCAGGCTCTTGCACTGAGTGCTAATAtgtcatcttcatcttcttcacttggtGGGGCTTTAAACTGGAGTAAATCAGCAGCTGTAAGAGGTCATAGCCTATCATCCGATTCTGTTTCTCCTAAAACTCCTTTAAATCTGGTACCTGAGAGCTACTGGGAAGAGAAGTGGAGAGTTCTACACAAGGCTGAAGAACTTGAGAAAAGTGATTCAACAAAACAAGTTCAAACTCCAAAAAGAGGTTGGACAGAAAAAGTAAGATTGAGTCTCTCCCGAACAGGATCATCTCCTGCAAAGGTTGAGAGTGGGAAAAAGGATAGCAATTCATCTGTTAAACGAAGTTTGTTAGAAGATCTTTCTCGAGAACTTGGCTCAGATGAAGACACTGAGAAAGCACACTGTGATGAAGTTTTAAGCCAGAAAAACAGTGTATGTGTAGAAGTTGAGGTGGAGGGACAAGATGGTGGCAAGAAGGAAATTACTTGCACTGCTGAGGGGAGTTTGAGTGGGAATGCTGGAAGTGAAGAAAACTTGTCTGTATATTCAGACCCAACAAGTTATCTTAATGGGGCTAATGACCAAGAAAATGACTCTGAAAAAAGTAGTGTTGCATCAACTTCATCCCTTGAGGAAAGTGATGATCATTCCAGTACTATCCCAGATGAATCACCTCTTCCAGTTTCTGATAACCCCAAGGACGTCTTCCCAAAATCTGGATTGAACAATGATTCCATGGGAAATTCTTTGACAGTTCCAAAAGAGCGAAAGCTTCTTTCAGGTAAATTCCAGTGGTTTTGGAAGTTTGGGCGTAATGCTGCTGGTGAGGGTACGTCTGAGAAAGGAGGAGGTACCTTTGAGGCTACAAAATCTGCCAACTGTGAAAATGACCAGGACAATACTGCTGGCTTTCTAGTTGCTAATGCTTCTTGTAACTCTTCTATTAGCGGCAAAGGAGACGCTACGGACCAGAATGTGATGGGTACTTTGAGGAATCTTGGACAGTCTATGCTTGACCATATTCAG GTAATTGAGACTGCTTTCCAGCAAGATCGGGGTCAGGTGGGATCATTGGAGAACTTATCTAAAAATGGTTTAGTTGGAAAAGGACAAGTTACAGCCGTGGCAGCTCTCAAGGAGTTACGGAAAATCAGCAATCTTTTATCTGAGATGTGA
- the LOC115975706 gene encoding uncharacterized protein LOC115975706, with amino-acid sequence MAEEIETMSSSSLSEDTPSQSQAPAPALSSFPAFSNGDFQMVPVMYPALVPGLQNQDHMNRGAGIYAVPVFSCMGPVAGLPSNTLIPLTYNFPTRRSPEAGVGGEEHGQGGQQQHQQQQPAPQRQVVVRRFQIAFQLDLLLILKLAAVIFLFNQDGSRQRLVVLVFFASLVYLYQTGALTPIVRWLSQGMQRAAAPPHPPRPAVRAENVAAARHGVENVAAAEGQPGAQIENQPANDGNRAVENENENLAEPGGVNGANHWWGIVKEIQMIVFGFITSLLPGFHNID; translated from the exons ATGGCGGAAGAGATTGAAACGATGTCGTCGTCGTCTCTCTCCGAAGACACTCCCTCGCAATCTCAG GCTCCTGCTCCTGCATTATCCAGTTTTCCAGCTTTCTCAAATGGTGATTTTCAGATGGTTCCAGTCATGTACCCAGCACTTGTTCCGGGCTTACAAAATCAGGACCATATGAATCGTGGAGCAGGCATTTATGCTGTTCCTGTTTTCTCCTGTATGGGCCCTGTTGCTGGACTTCCATCTAACACTCTTATTCCTCTTACCTACAATTTCCCCAC TAGACGAAGTCCTGAGGCTGGTGTTGGAGGTGAAGAGCATGGGCAAGGAGGGCAACAGCAGCACCAACAGCAACAGCCTGCACCTCAAAGACAGGTTGTTGTAAGGAGATTTCAAATTGCTTTTCAGCTTGATTTGTTGCTTATTCTAAAGCTGGCAGCAGTAATCTTTTTGTTCAACCAAGATGGATCAAGACAGAGGCTTGTTGTCCTCGTATTTTTTGCTTCACTTGTCTACTT ATACCAAACTGGAGCTCTCACACCAATAGTACGCTGGCTTTCACAAGGCATGCAGAGGGCAGCTGCGCCTCCCCATCCACCAAGACCTGCTGTCAGGGCTGAAAATGTTGCTGCTGCAAGACATGGAGTTGAGAATGTTGCTGCGGCAG AAGGTCAACCTGGAGCTCAGATTGAGAATCAGCCTGCAAATGATGGAAACCGGGCTGTTGAGAATGAAAATGAGAATTTAGCAGAACCTGGTGGCGTCAATGGTGCTAATCATTGGTGGGGAATTGTGAAGGAAATTCAGATGATTGTCTTTGGTTTCATTACTTCCCTTCTCCCGGGCTTTCACAACATAGATTAG